A single window of Fibrobacter sp. UWP2 DNA harbors:
- a CDS encoding ABC transporter ATP-binding protein, with product MYVELKHINKHFGNFKASDDVTVGIEKGKLIGLLGPSGSGKTTILRMIAGLENPDSGEIIIDGKVINDVPASKRGIGFVFQSYALFRYMTVFDNVAFGLKIAKKPANEIKERVHELLELVGLSGLEKRYPSELSGGQRQRVAFARALAPNPQLLLLDEPFAAIDAKVRQELRSWLKGMIQKLGVTSIFVTHDQDEAIEVADEIIITNRGRIEQVGTPYEVYSNPKTAFTASFFGQPSIFRDYSNFRRFDILENAENAIVRPEFVKVTKKTEVQKYKNSAEEGVVEEVDFRGYGIELRVRVNGVLLTARRSFDQPRIEVGEKVDVFIYRMFVTQGDTATLLENKSLREPVVVI from the coding sequence ATGTACGTCGAACTCAAACATATCAACAAGCATTTCGGAAATTTCAAGGCCTCGGACGATGTGACTGTCGGCATTGAGAAGGGGAAACTCATTGGCCTTTTGGGCCCGAGCGGTTCGGGCAAGACGACGATTCTCCGCATGATTGCAGGGCTCGAGAACCCGGACAGTGGCGAAATCATTATCGACGGGAAGGTCATCAACGATGTGCCCGCGAGCAAGCGCGGCATCGGGTTCGTGTTCCAGAGTTACGCATTGTTCCGCTACATGACCGTCTTTGATAACGTGGCCTTCGGTTTGAAGATTGCGAAAAAACCCGCGAATGAAATCAAGGAACGCGTCCACGAACTCTTGGAACTGGTGGGCCTTTCCGGGCTCGAGAAACGATACCCGAGCGAACTTTCGGGCGGACAGCGCCAGCGTGTGGCCTTTGCGCGTGCCCTCGCTCCCAACCCGCAGCTTTTGCTCCTTGACGAACCGTTTGCCGCAATCGACGCGAAGGTGCGTCAGGAACTGCGCAGTTGGCTCAAGGGCATGATCCAGAAGCTCGGTGTCACCAGCATTTTCGTGACCCACGACCAGGACGAAGCCATTGAGGTGGCCGACGAAATCATCATCACTAACCGTGGCCGCATCGAGCAGGTGGGCACGCCTTACGAGGTCTACAGCAACCCGAAAACCGCCTTTACGGCATCGTTCTTCGGGCAGCCCAGCATTTTCAGGGACTATAGTAATTTCCGTCGCTTTGACATCCTCGAAAATGCGGAAAACGCGATTGTGCGCCCGGAATTTGTGAAGGTCACCAAGAAAACCGAAGTGCAGAAGTACAAGAATTCTGCAGAAGAAGGCGTCGTGGAAGAAGTAGATTTCCGCGGTTACGGTATCGAACTGCGCGTCCGCGTGAACGGGGTCTTGCTTACGGCGCGGCGCTCCTTCGATCAGCCGAGAATCGAGGTGGGCGAGAAGGTGGACGTGTTCATCTACCGCATGTTCGTGACGCAGGGCGATACGGCGACTCTGCTCGAAAACAAGTCGCTGCGTGAGCCGGTGGTGGTGATTTAA
- the cysW gene encoding sulfate ABC transporter permease subunit CysW: MSTVTQSSLHRDTKGSKIVRYSLIGISLLFVFLMLILPLITVITEAFKQGFAVYSKAVADDYTIKAILLTLEASFFAVAINTVFGLCAAWSLTKFKFKGKKILATLIDLPVTVSPIIAGLIFLLTFGRQSPIFPLLQDADIKIVFAVPGIVLATIFVTFPFISRELIPVLESQGTDEEEAAALMGAKGFTIFRRITFPHIKWAFLYGVVLCAARAMGEFGAVSVISGHLRGKTNTLPLHVEILFNEFQYVPAFAVASILVMLAILILVARSVIEHKGRKK; encoded by the coding sequence ATGAGTACAGTTACGCAGAGCAGTCTCCATCGTGATACGAAAGGCTCGAAAATCGTCAGGTATTCGCTGATTGGCATAAGCCTTCTTTTCGTATTCCTGATGCTTATTCTCCCGCTGATTACGGTGATTACCGAAGCGTTCAAGCAGGGCTTTGCGGTGTACAGCAAGGCGGTTGCCGACGATTACACCATTAAGGCGATACTCCTTACGCTAGAGGCTTCGTTCTTTGCGGTCGCCATCAATACGGTATTTGGGCTGTGTGCCGCCTGGAGCCTCACGAAGTTCAAGTTCAAGGGGAAAAAGATTCTCGCGACGCTCATTGACTTGCCGGTGACGGTTTCGCCGATTATTGCGGGTCTCATTTTTTTGCTCACGTTCGGCCGCCAAAGCCCGATTTTCCCGCTGTTGCAGGATGCCGACATCAAGATTGTCTTTGCGGTGCCGGGAATCGTGCTGGCGACAATTTTCGTGACGTTCCCGTTCATTTCACGCGAACTGATTCCGGTGCTGGAATCGCAGGGAACCGACGAGGAAGAGGCGGCGGCGCTCATGGGTGCGAAGGGTTTTACGATTTTTAGGCGCATCACCTTCCCGCATATCAAGTGGGCGTTCCTTTACGGCGTCGTGCTTTGTGCGGCGCGCGCCATGGGCGAATTCGGTGCGGTGTCGGTGATTTCGGGCCACTTGCGCGGAAAGACGAACACGCTCCCGCTCCATGTGGAAATCCTTTTTAACGAGTTCCAGTACGTGCCCGCGTTTGCGGTGGCGTCGATACTGGTGATGCTTGCCATTCTCATTCTGGTGGCAAGAAGCGTCATTGAACATAAGGGAAGAAAGAAATAG
- the cysT gene encoding sulfate ABC transporter permease subunit CysT, producing MKRKSVVIPGFGLTTGVTLAILSVVVLIPLASLVVFSAQMSASDIIDVITRPRVLSSFKVSFLTAFVASLINAVMGVILAWVLVRYTFPLKRIVDGTIELPFALPTAVAGIALTALTADTGLIGGFFANFGIKIAFTRIGITVALVFIGIPFVVRAVQPVLEKLDPAYEEAAGVLGASRTRIFWKVILPELIPAIFTGFGLAFGRCLGEYGSVVFIAGNMPFETEIAPLIIMSELQEYDYSSATTIALVMLVASFITLFLVNVVQNRNAKILKGGS from the coding sequence ATGAAAAGAAAGAGTGTTGTCATACCGGGCTTCGGCCTTACAACAGGGGTGACCCTGGCGATTTTGAGCGTGGTGGTGCTGATTCCGCTTGCCTCGCTGGTCGTGTTTTCGGCCCAGATGAGTGCGAGCGATATTATCGACGTCATCACGCGTCCGCGCGTGCTTTCGAGTTTCAAGGTGAGTTTCTTGACGGCTTTTGTCGCCTCGCTTATCAATGCGGTGATGGGCGTGATTCTCGCCTGGGTGCTGGTGCGTTACACGTTCCCGCTTAAGCGCATCGTGGACGGAACGATTGAGCTCCCGTTTGCATTGCCTACGGCGGTGGCGGGCATCGCGCTTACGGCGCTCACTGCGGATACGGGCCTTATAGGCGGCTTTTTCGCGAATTTCGGCATCAAGATTGCATTCACGCGCATCGGCATCACGGTGGCGCTAGTGTTTATCGGCATTCCGTTCGTGGTGCGCGCGGTGCAGCCGGTGCTCGAAAAGCTGGACCCCGCCTACGAAGAGGCTGCAGGGGTGCTGGGCGCAAGCCGTACAAGGATTTTCTGGAAGGTCATCTTGCCGGAACTGATTCCCGCCATCTTTACGGGTTTCGGGCTTGCTTTCGGGCGCTGCCTCGGCGAATACGGCAGCGTCGTGTTCATTGCGGGCAACATGCCCTTCGAAACCGAAATTGCGCCGCTCATCATCATGTCGGAACTTCAGGAATACGACTATTCCAGTGCGACGACGATTGCCCTCGTGATGCTGGTGGCGTCGTTCATCACGCTGTTCCTGGTGAACGTGGTGCAGAACAGGAATGCCAAGATTCTCAAGGGAGGTAGCTAA
- a CDS encoding HD domain-containing protein — MSLTLERAKEINKGHVTEESLVIHSLNVCYAMGAMAKHFGEDVEHWQAVGYLHDYDYQEFPEEHLQHTEKELLAQGVSEEDVRAILAHGFEIVNQVEPKTNMEKSLFTVDELTGIIQACARMRPNGILDLEVKSFVKKFKDKKFAAKCNRDYILKGCALLGMDVKDVAAICIEGMREHAAEIGLAGNAGA, encoded by the coding sequence ATGAGCTTGACACTTGAACGCGCAAAAGAAATCAACAAGGGCCACGTGACCGAAGAATCGCTGGTCATCCATTCCCTCAACGTATGCTATGCCATGGGCGCGATGGCCAAACACTTCGGCGAAGACGTTGAACACTGGCAGGCCGTGGGCTACCTGCACGATTACGACTACCAGGAATTCCCCGAAGAACACCTGCAGCACACCGAAAAGGAACTGCTCGCGCAGGGCGTTTCCGAAGAAGACGTGCGCGCCATTTTGGCACACGGCTTTGAAATCGTAAACCAGGTGGAACCCAAGACCAACATGGAAAAGAGCCTGTTCACCGTCGACGAACTCACCGGAATCATCCAGGCCTGCGCGAGAATGCGCCCCAACGGCATCCTGGATCTGGAAGTGAAAAGTTTCGTGAAGAAGTTCAAGGACAAGAAATTTGCCGCCAAGTGCAACCGCGACTACATCCTGAAAGGCTGTGCCCTGCTCGGCATGGACGTGAAAGACGTCGCCGCCATCTGCATCGAGGGCATGCGTGAACACGCCGCCGAAATCGGCCTGGCGGGGAACGCCGGGGCATAA